The following are from one region of the Shinella sp. PSBB067 genome:
- a CDS encoding nitronate monooxygenase family protein: MALPAILKDKLRLPVVGAPLFIVSHPALTLAQCKAGIIGAFPALNARPEAQLDEWLAEITEGLAAHDAKHPERPAAPFAVNQIVHRSNRRLEHDLTMCVKYKVPVVISSLGAVPEVNAAIHSYGGIVLHDVINNRHANSAIRKGADGLIAVAAGAGGHAGTLSPFALVQEIRGWFDGPLLLSGAIATGGAILAAEAMGADMAYIGSPFIATTEARASDAYKQMIVDSAAADIVYSNYFTGIHGNYLKPSIAAAGLDPDHLPEADPSKMDFDKATTGAKAWKDIWGCGQGIGAVKAVGPVEDLVSRLAREYAAAKARIAG, translated from the coding sequence ATGGCCCTGCCCGCAATCCTCAAGGACAAGCTGCGCCTGCCCGTCGTCGGCGCGCCGCTGTTCATCGTCTCGCATCCCGCGCTGACCCTTGCCCAATGCAAGGCCGGCATCATCGGTGCCTTCCCGGCGCTGAACGCGCGCCCGGAAGCCCAGCTCGACGAATGGCTGGCGGAAATCACCGAGGGCCTTGCCGCGCATGACGCAAAGCATCCCGAGCGTCCGGCCGCGCCCTTCGCCGTCAACCAGATCGTCCACCGTTCCAACAGGCGGCTGGAGCACGACCTCACGATGTGCGTGAAGTACAAGGTGCCGGTCGTCATCTCCTCGCTCGGCGCCGTGCCGGAAGTGAACGCGGCGATCCATTCCTATGGCGGCATCGTGCTGCACGACGTCATCAACAACCGGCACGCCAATTCGGCGATCCGCAAGGGCGCGGACGGCCTGATCGCGGTGGCCGCCGGCGCAGGCGGCCATGCCGGCACGCTGTCCCCGTTTGCCCTCGTCCAGGAGATCCGGGGATGGTTCGACGGACCGCTCCTGCTTTCCGGCGCGATCGCGACGGGCGGCGCGATCCTCGCCGCCGAGGCGATGGGCGCCGACATGGCCTATATCGGCTCGCCCTTCATCGCCACGACCGAGGCGCGCGCCAGCGACGCCTACAAGCAGATGATCGTCGACAGCGCCGCCGCCGACATCGTCTATTCCAATTATTTCACGGGCATCCACGGCAATTACCTGAAACCCTCCATCGCCGCCGCGGGCCTCGACCCGGACCACCTGCCGGAAGCCGATCCCTCCAAGATGGATTTCGACAAGGCCACGACCGGCGCCAAGGCCTGGAAGGACATCTGGGGCTGCGGCCAGGGCATCGGCGCGGTGAAGGCGGTCGGCCCTGTGGAAGACCTCGTTTCCCGCCTCGCCCGCGAATACGCCGCCGCCAAGGCCCGCATCGCGGGCTGA
- a CDS encoding DUF3419 family protein, producing MTTVLKRQNGCDAVVHRQPREEFEPEYHLNPARRLREAVRRSAPLTREGLAEYFFARLFQKLVYAQIWEDPEVDMDALAIEPGQTLVTIASGGCNAFSYLLADPGRIEAVDLNPAHIAFNRLKLAALQTLPCYENFHRFYALADARENLEDYRRFIRPVLDEASRSYWDGRGLTGRRRISMFRRHLYRHGLLGHFIGWGHRVARLYGVNPRLLLEARDQDEQRRLFDTMIAPLFDKRFVRWMTRRKSSLFGLGIPPQQYDVLAGDGSMASVLRQRLERLACDFPLSENYFAWQAFGRGYGRDQSAPLPPYLQRGNFEAVRARAARLGVENISITEWLAAKPDASVDRVVLLDAQDWMSDAQLNGLWSEITRSAAAGARVIFRTAAPANLLEGRVVPELLARWDYRREESLALHARDRSSIYGGFHLLVLKDRS from the coding sequence ATGACGACGGTGCTGAAGCGACAGAACGGATGCGATGCGGTTGTGCACCGGCAGCCGCGTGAAGAATTCGAGCCGGAATATCACCTCAATCCGGCCCGCCGGTTGCGGGAGGCCGTGCGTCGCAGCGCGCCGCTGACCCGTGAGGGGCTCGCCGAGTATTTCTTCGCTCGCCTGTTCCAGAAGCTGGTTTATGCGCAGATCTGGGAAGACCCGGAGGTCGACATGGATGCTCTGGCGATCGAGCCCGGCCAGACCCTGGTCACCATTGCCTCCGGGGGCTGCAACGCATTCTCCTATCTTCTGGCGGATCCTGGCCGTATCGAGGCGGTCGATCTCAATCCTGCCCATATCGCCTTCAACCGGCTGAAGCTGGCGGCACTTCAAACCCTGCCCTGCTACGAGAACTTCCACCGTTTTTATGCATTGGCCGATGCCCGGGAGAACCTGGAGGACTACAGGCGCTTCATCCGCCCGGTTCTCGACGAGGCCAGCCGTTCCTATTGGGACGGGCGCGGCCTCACCGGCCGGCGGCGTATCTCCATGTTCCGCCGCCATCTCTACCGCCATGGCCTCCTCGGCCATTTCATCGGCTGGGGCCATCGGGTGGCCCGGCTTTATGGCGTCAATCCGCGTCTCCTGCTCGAGGCGCGTGACCAGGACGAACAGCGCCGGCTCTTCGACACGATGATCGCGCCGTTGTTCGACAAGCGTTTCGTGCGCTGGATGACGCGGCGAAAATCCTCGTTGTTCGGGCTCGGCATTCCCCCGCAGCAATATGACGTTCTGGCGGGTGACGGCAGCATGGCCTCGGTTCTGCGCCAGCGGCTGGAACGGCTCGCCTGTGATTTTCCGCTGTCGGAGAACTATTTCGCCTGGCAGGCCTTCGGCCGCGGATACGGGCGAGACCAGAGCGCGCCATTGCCGCCCTACCTCCAGCGCGGAAATTTCGAGGCCGTGCGCGCCCGCGCCGCCCGCCTGGGCGTGGAAAACATCTCGATCACCGAATGGCTGGCGGCAAAGCCGGATGCCTCCGTCGACCGCGTCGTGCTGCTCGATGCGCAGGACTGGATGTCCGACGCCCAGTTGAACGGCCTATGGAGCGAGATTACCCGTTCTGCCGCTGCCGGCGCCCGCGTCATCTTCCGCACCGCGGCGCCGGCCAATCTGCTGGAAGGTCGCGTCGTGCCGGAGCTCCTGGCCCGCTGGGACTACCGGCGCGAGGAATCGCTGGCCCTTCACGCCCGCGACCGCTCGTCCATCTATGGCGGTTTCCATCTTCTGGTTTTGAAGGATCGGTCATGA
- a CDS encoding biotin transporter BioY, protein MSGLETAIRNALARSERANAEVRARIYQSARNALEAGLRKQEVNDPETIAAQRHRLEETIHQIEAEERAQIAATVASHIRAEPPAGARAEPEQRAGRDVRPEPRLDAEPRMEAGRPAAAAGDIGAIRPERQDGFAGNGAGAAPAATAGEAPGFRPERVARARRRRGRLFSFLLVVATLIAAFGALAWWMQTSGLLDDLQSGADDSRPPARVSGEDFSGEDPIKKALDTQSRFSSDWRAVFAPSETAKLSAGPAGRFESVGTGDGPAVRITSANPDRDGAVRIEVSPEILGELGGKASTVALTVQAAGDKPVQVAVECDFSTMGGCGRHRFTVSERTDVLFQVEFDRSLSPSEPGHILVNSDITGGNASVNLFAVRILPGE, encoded by the coding sequence GTGAGCGGACTGGAAACGGCAATCAGGAATGCGCTGGCGCGCTCGGAGCGCGCCAATGCCGAGGTTCGCGCGCGCATCTACCAGTCGGCGCGCAACGCGCTGGAGGCTGGCCTGCGCAAGCAGGAGGTCAACGATCCCGAGACGATCGCCGCGCAGCGCCATCGGCTGGAGGAGACCATCCACCAGATCGAGGCGGAGGAGCGCGCGCAGATCGCCGCCACCGTCGCGAGCCACATCCGTGCCGAGCCGCCGGCAGGGGCGCGGGCGGAGCCGGAACAGCGCGCCGGACGCGACGTGCGGCCCGAACCGCGGCTCGATGCCGAGCCGCGCATGGAGGCCGGCCGCCCGGCCGCGGCGGCCGGCGACATCGGCGCCATCCGCCCCGAGCGCCAGGACGGCTTTGCCGGAAACGGCGCGGGTGCGGCGCCGGCTGCGACCGCCGGCGAGGCCCCCGGTTTCCGCCCCGAACGCGTCGCCAGGGCCCGCAGGCGGCGCGGCCGCCTGTTCTCCTTCCTGCTCGTCGTCGCCACCCTGATCGCCGCCTTCGGCGCGCTGGCCTGGTGGATGCAGACGAGCGGCCTGCTCGACGATTTGCAGAGCGGGGCGGACGATTCCAGGCCGCCCGCCCGCGTGTCGGGCGAGGACTTCTCCGGCGAGGACCCGATCAAGAAGGCGCTCGACACCCAGAGCCGCTTCTCCTCCGACTGGCGCGCGGTCTTCGCGCCGTCTGAGACGGCCAAGCTCTCGGCCGGGCCGGCGGGGCGCTTCGAATCGGTCGGCACCGGCGACGGCCCGGCCGTGCGCATCACCTCCGCCAATCCGGACCGCGACGGCGCGGTGCGCATCGAAGTGTCGCCGGAGATCCTCGGCGAGCTCGGCGGCAAGGCCTCGACGGTTGCGCTCACCGTGCAGGCGGCGGGCGACAAGCCCGTGCAGGTCGCCGTCGAATGCGATTTCTCCACCATGGGCGGCTGCGGACGCCACCGCTTCACCGTCTCGGAGCGCACGGACGTCCTGTTCCAGGTCGAGTTCGACCGCTCGCTCTCTCCGAGCGAGCCGGGTCATATCCTGGTCAACAGCGACATCACCGGCGGGAATGCGAGCGTGAACCTCTTTGCCGTCCGCATCCTGCCGGGTGAGTGA